One stretch of Epinephelus lanceolatus isolate andai-2023 chromosome 15, ASM4190304v1, whole genome shotgun sequence DNA includes these proteins:
- the foxa2 gene encoding forkhead box protein A2 — MMLGAVKMEGHEHTDWSTYYGEPECYTSVGNMNTGLGMNSMNTYMSMSGMSTTANMTANSMNMSYVNTGMSPSMTGMSPGTGAMNGMGAGMTAMSAALSPSMSPMTAQPASMNALTSYTNMNAMSPIYGQSNINRSRDPKTYRRSYTHAKPPYSYISLITMAIQQSPSKMLTLAEIYQWIMDLFPFYRQNQQRWQNSIRHSLSFNDCFLKVPRSPDKPGKGSFWTLHPDSGNMFENGCYLRRQKRFKCDKKTNMKDSGRKGGDGGSSNSSSESCNGNESPHSNSSSGDHKRSLSDMKTSQALSPEHAAASPVSQGQHLMSQHHSVLAHEAHLKPEHHYSFNHPFSINNLMSSEQQHHKMDLKTYEQVMHYSGYGSPMAGALSMGSMAGKAGLDSSSIPDTTYYQGVYSRPIMNSS; from the exons ATGATGCTTGGAGCAGTTAAAATGGAAGGACACGAACACACCGACTGGAGCACCTACTACGGAGAGCCCGAG TGTTACACCTCGGTTGGCAACATGAACACGGGCCTGGGAATGAACTCTATGAATACCTACATGAGCATGTCCGGCATGAGCACCACTGCCAACATGACGGCCAACTCCATGAACATGTCATACGTCAACACGGGAATGAGTCCCTCCATGACCGGCATGTCACCGGGCACCGGAGCCATGAACGGCATGGGCGCAGGCATGACGGCCATGAGCGCAGCACTGAGCCCCAGCATGAGTCCCATGACCGCGCAGCCCGCATCTATGAACGCCCTGACATCCTACACCAACATGAACGCCATGAGCCCCATTTACGGACAGTCTAACATCAACAGGTCCAGAGACCCTAAGACCTACCGCAGGAGCTACACGCACGCCAAACCCCCGTATTCCTACATTTCCCTCATCACCATGGCCATCCAGCAGTCTCCCAGCAAGATGCTGACACTGGCCGAGATCTACCAGTGGATAATGGACCTCTTCCCCTTTTACCGACAGAACCAGCAGCGCTGGCAGAACTCCATTCGCCACTCTTTGTCGTTCAATGACTGTTTCCTCAAAGTGCCCAGGTCGCCGGATAAACCCGGGAAAGGCTCCTTTTGGACTCTGCACCCGGACTCCGGGAACATGTTTGAGAACGGCTGCTACCTGAGGAGGCAGAAGCGCTTCAAGTGTGATAAGAAGACGAACATGAAGGACAGCGGCCGCAAAGGGGGAGACGGCGGCTCCTCCAACAGCAGCTCGGAGAGCTGCAACGGCAACGAGTCCCCGCACTCCAACTCCTCCTCCGGCGACCACAAAAGGTCCCTGTCAGACATGAAGACGAGCCAGGCCCTGAGCCCGGAGCACGCCGCCGCCTCCCCGGTGTCGCAGGGGCAGCACCTCATGTCCCAGCATCACTCGGTCCTTGCGCACGAGGCGCACCTGAAGCCGGAGCACCACTACTCCTTCAACCACCCCTTCTCCATAAATAACCTCATGTCCTCGGAGCAGCAGCATCACAAAATGGACCTAAAGACTTACGAGCAGGTGATGCATTACTCCGGCTATGGCTCACCCATGGCCGGGGCTCTTTCCATGGGCTCCATGGCGGGGAAAGCCGGTCTGGATTCTTCATCCATACCTGACACAACTTACTACCAAGGCGTGTATTCCAGGCCGATCATGAACTCCTCATAA